Proteins encoded within one genomic window of Bacillus sp. F19:
- a CDS encoding GNAT family N-acetyltransferase, with amino-acid sequence MYVKEFFVFDGDKPVKAVVRNYTEKDFDALIRIQQESFPPPFPSELWWNDEQLTNHITLFPEGALCIEINGEVSGSMTGLLVQFDPNHPVQTWEEITDNGYIRTHDPNGNTLYVVDIGVRPAYRKAGLGKWLMFSMYDVVVHKGLDRLLGGGRMPGYKQHSDKWTPEQYIDCVVEGNLKDPVISFLLRCGRTPVQVVPNYLEDEESCNYGTLMEWRNPYKK; translated from the coding sequence TTGTATGTAAAAGAATTTTTTGTTTTTGATGGTGACAAGCCTGTTAAAGCAGTCGTTCGAAACTATACGGAAAAGGATTTTGATGCATTAATACGCATTCAGCAGGAGAGCTTTCCTCCTCCATTTCCGTCTGAACTGTGGTGGAATGATGAACAGCTGACAAATCATATCACGCTCTTTCCAGAGGGCGCACTTTGTATTGAAATAAATGGAGAAGTCTCGGGTTCCATGACAGGACTGCTTGTACAGTTTGATCCAAATCACCCTGTGCAAACATGGGAGGAGATCACAGACAATGGGTATATTCGTACTCATGATCCAAACGGAAATACTCTTTATGTAGTTGATATTGGTGTTCGTCCCGCCTACAGAAAGGCAGGACTTGGAAAATGGCTGATGTTTTCCATGTATGATGTGGTTGTACACAAGGGATTGGATAGGCTGCTTGGCGGGGGAAGAATGCCTGGTTATAAGCAGCATTCAGATAAATGGACGCCAGAGCAATATATTGATTGTGTGGTAGAGGGAAATTTAAAAGATCCAGTTATCTCATTCTTGCTGCGCTGCGGAAGAACGCCTGTCCAAGTTGTACCCAATTATTTAGAGGACGAGGAATCGTGCAATTATGGCACGTTAATGGAGTGGAGAAATCCTTATAAAAAATAA
- a CDS encoding carbon-nitrogen hydrolase family protein, protein MQLRVSAVQYDLHSIRSFKEFADQVEHYMKTAEEFGSDFVLFPEFFTTQLMSIGDADGNALTINELPDFTDQYRELFINLAQKTGMHIIGGTHVTKRENRLYNVAHLFYPDGRVAEQAKLHITPTEVHEWNMTPGDNLEVFETEKGTIAMLTCYDIEFPEVVRIAKAKGADVIFCPSCTDDRHGFHRVRYTSHARAIENQVYVVTTGTVGSLPTVDFMRGNFGQAAVITPNDVPFPPKGIAAEGEINQPMIVTADLDLELLYKVRASGSVTTWRDRRTDLYPDWEAKQGDRTLL, encoded by the coding sequence ATGCAACTTAGAGTATCCGCAGTACAATATGATCTTCACAGCATCCGTTCCTTTAAAGAATTTGCAGATCAGGTGGAGCATTATATGAAAACAGCAGAGGAATTCGGTTCTGATTTCGTTTTATTTCCGGAGTTTTTTACAACTCAGCTTATGTCCATAGGTGATGCAGATGGAAATGCTTTAACCATAAACGAATTGCCTGATTTTACAGATCAATATCGGGAATTATTTATAAACCTTGCGCAAAAAACTGGTATGCATATTATCGGAGGGACGCATGTTACTAAAAGAGAAAATCGCCTTTATAATGTAGCTCACTTATTTTATCCGGATGGAAGAGTGGCTGAACAGGCAAAGCTTCACATTACACCGACAGAGGTACATGAGTGGAATATGACGCCTGGAGACAATCTTGAAGTATTTGAAACAGAAAAAGGAACAATCGCCATGCTGACGTGTTATGACATCGAGTTCCCCGAAGTAGTCCGTATTGCAAAAGCAAAAGGTGCAGATGTTATTTTTTGTCCATCCTGTACCGATGATCGTCACGGTTTCCACAGAGTTCGTTATACCAGTCATGCCCGGGCAATCGAAAATCAAGTGTATGTAGTAACTACTGGTACTGTAGGATCCCTTCCAACTGTTGACTTTATGAGAGGGAACTTTGGTCAAGCAGCTGTTATTACACCAAATGATGTACCTTTTCCTCCGAAAGGGATAGCGGCTGAAGGTGAAATCAATCAGCCTATGATTGTAACGGCAGATCTTGATCTTGAGCTTCTTTATAAAGTCCGTGCGAGCGGTTCAGTTACAACATGGCGTGATCGCCGTACAGATTTATACCCTGATTGGGAAGCAAAGCAGGGGGATCGGACTCTGCTATAA
- a CDS encoding potassium channel family protein, translated as MLAKHEFNKKKLYIYLALNVFMITLLLIETFLTLNIPHYILLIALLFMLLICLFFLFEFIITIPKTEESLQSIFTGSGFLLSLIITTYANLFMQIYRIKGEKSFKFSGKELSGDDFLYYSITTFTTTGYGDITSIGVVSNMIAASEMLIGFIISTLFMAIITSKLIKNLK; from the coding sequence ATGCTGGCAAAACATGAATTTAATAAAAAAAAACTGTATATATACCTTGCTCTAAACGTATTCATGATCACCCTGCTTTTGATAGAAACATTTTTAACACTAAATATACCTCATTACATACTTTTAATAGCTTTATTATTTATGCTCCTCATTTGTTTGTTTTTTCTTTTTGAATTTATTATCACTATCCCCAAAACGGAGGAAAGCCTTCAAAGCATCTTTACAGGCTCTGGCTTTCTTCTCTCATTAATTATTACAACTTATGCAAATCTTTTTATGCAAATATACCGGATTAAAGGAGAAAAATCCTTTAAGTTCTCGGGAAAAGAGCTTTCAGGTGATGACTTTTTGTACTACAGCATTACGACGTTTACAACAACTGGATATGGAGATATTACTTCGATTGGTGTAGTCTCTAATATGATTGCTGCTTCTGAAATGCTGATTGGATTTATTATCAGTACTTTATTTATGGCGATTATCACTTCAAAATTAATAAAGAATTTAAAATAG
- a CDS encoding HAMP domain-containing histidine kinase produces the protein MTASELIRFLDDNISSFITAWRQNITISEDDLHQEEVEKNGMRMYGLVKKTIQKPLSSYEIDILASKVALERVEANVNMGDFINNVNLGRRAVIGYIVSSGIPRNDLQPYIEEINALFDQFSYFAVKKYTEVKEEILQEKISFIDQSHKERLTILGQMSSSFVHEFRNPLTAVKGFIKLMQNDHPDLKYLDIISHEVDQLNFRVSQFLHASKKETIESKRELLDLSELLDEVLSFMYPSLLDGSVKVQEISKRETTVMASKDELRQVFLNLLLNSIDALQKIESDRTITIEFEMIDNMTYVYIGNNGPMIPPKQIQSIFEPFFTTKELGTGIGLYICRKIIESHQGTIQCSSDEQSTRFSLSLPHITA, from the coding sequence ATGACAGCTTCAGAGTTAATTCGGTTTTTAGATGATAATATTTCTAGTTTTATCACTGCATGGAGGCAAAATATTACGATTTCAGAAGACGATCTTCATCAGGAAGAAGTAGAGAAAAACGGGATGAGGATGTACGGATTGGTAAAAAAAACCATTCAGAAGCCGTTAAGCTCATATGAAATTGATATTCTGGCTAGTAAAGTAGCTCTAGAAAGAGTAGAAGCAAATGTAAACATGGGTGATTTCATAAATAATGTGAATCTTGGAAGACGTGCAGTGATCGGGTATATTGTCAGTTCTGGAATTCCGCGAAATGACCTGCAGCCTTATATTGAAGAAATCAATGCTCTTTTTGATCAGTTTTCTTATTTTGCTGTGAAGAAATACACTGAGGTTAAAGAAGAAATACTGCAGGAAAAAATTTCATTCATTGATCAAAGCCATAAAGAGAGGCTGACCATATTGGGTCAAATGTCATCAAGCTTTGTCCATGAATTCAGGAATCCGCTGACAGCAGTAAAAGGTTTCATAAAACTGATGCAAAATGATCATCCTGATTTGAAGTATTTGGACATCATCAGTCATGAGGTTGATCAGCTGAATTTTAGGGTGTCACAATTTCTCCATGCATCCAAAAAAGAGACGATAGAGAGTAAACGTGAACTGCTTGACCTCAGTGAATTATTAGATGAGGTTCTATCATTTATGTATCCCAGTCTTCTTGACGGTAGCGTCAAAGTGCAGGAAATCTCCAAAAGAGAAACCACGGTTATGGCGAGCAAAGATGAATTAAGGCAAGTATTTTTAAATCTTTTGCTTAATTCCATTGATGCGCTTCAGAAAATAGAGTCTGACCGTACGATTACGATTGAATTTGAAATGATTGATAACATGACATATGTATATATTGGAAACAATGGTCCAATGATTCCGCCAAAGCAAATTCAATCGATTTTTGAACCGTTTTTCACTACAAAAGAATTAGGAACGGGAATCGGCCTTTACATCTGCAGAAAAATAATTGAAAGTCATCAAGGGACGATTCAATGTTCTTCTGATGAGCAATCGACCCGGTTCTCCTTATCACTTCCGCATATTACCGCATAA
- a CDS encoding ABC transporter permease subunit, producing MLNIRMKQFVTLLFKIILIILGSCSIAALPSLVFLEKDGFPVEFGFFPVSYLNAIGQITAEILTPFDLTFESHGDKLELVPFIFNAYFYSISILFLSFLISLASAFLLSIMYILASSHVRKIARGILMILESIPDVILILALQYGVISFFKSTGIKMLQIYGLEDKVYLFPILCLSFVPIALMVRSLINILEEEHEKLYVQFAKAKGVSNLHILIKHVLRNVFISLHHHISSIYWFMLSSLVAVEFLFQMNGITGFLFGYKEQEVIAIGILLILIPFGLLQLISKKWYSLLLRGTQYE from the coding sequence ATGTTAAATATTAGAATGAAACAATTCGTTACCCTATTATTTAAAATAATCCTAATCATTCTTGGCAGCTGCAGTATTGCAGCTTTACCCTCTTTAGTCTTCTTAGAAAAAGATGGTTTTCCTGTTGAATTTGGATTTTTCCCAGTATCCTATCTAAATGCCATTGGGCAAATAACTGCTGAGATTCTTACTCCTTTTGATTTAACGTTTGAAAGCCATGGAGATAAGCTTGAATTAGTTCCTTTTATTTTTAATGCCTATTTTTATTCCATCAGCATATTATTCCTTTCATTTTTGATTTCACTGGCTTCAGCATTTTTACTATCAATCATGTATATCCTTGCTTCATCCCATGTGCGGAAAATCGCTCGCGGCATCCTGATGATCTTAGAATCAATACCAGATGTTATATTGATTTTGGCCCTTCAATACGGAGTTATCTCATTTTTCAAAAGCACGGGAATAAAGATGCTTCAGATTTATGGTTTAGAAGATAAGGTTTACCTATTTCCGATTCTGTGCCTAAGTTTTGTTCCAATCGCCCTGATGGTTCGCTCACTTATCAATATTTTAGAAGAGGAGCATGAAAAACTATACGTCCAGTTTGCAAAAGCCAAAGGAGTATCCAATTTGCATATTCTCATTAAACATGTTCTGCGAAATGTTTTTATTTCTTTGCACCATCACATTTCCTCTATTTACTGGTTTATGCTTTCCAGCTTAGTGGCGGTTGAATTTCTTTTTCAAATGAATGGCATCACGGGATTTTTATTTGGATATAAGGAACAGGAAGTAATCGCAATTGGCATTCTGCTTATCCTGATTCCATTCGGGTTACTGCAGTTGATTTCTAAAAAATGGTATTCTTTGTTATTGAGAGGTACTCAGTATGAATAA
- a CDS encoding ABC transporter permease subunit, whose translation MEGAKYTITFALGVSILRTLAAVAAGSVFAFLPRSIQSFAKCFLIPYQYIPAFILVFVLIWPVNFIRDEIGYTSLVAFQFSVIVIVGIAPVMLLVSGEIKQTLKEPYIEVSYHLGASNRHVIFKHILPVLNKRILIIFFQQMIQTLLLLIYLGIFEIFIGGDKPGGVFGDDERSLSQSGEWAGMIGQSKFDLITAPWIALGPGIAFIILILLLNIVLNYLLYPEKK comes from the coding sequence TTGGAAGGAGCAAAATACACTATTACTTTCGCTCTTGGCGTTTCGATTCTAAGAACACTGGCTGCTGTGGCTGCGGGATCTGTTTTTGCCTTTTTGCCCAGGTCCATCCAATCATTCGCAAAGTGCTTTTTGATTCCTTATCAGTACATACCTGCGTTTATTTTGGTGTTTGTCTTGATCTGGCCTGTGAATTTTATTAGAGATGAAATTGGGTATACATCTTTGGTTGCCTTTCAGTTTTCAGTTATTGTCATCGTTGGAATTGCACCGGTCATGCTGCTGGTTTCCGGCGAAATTAAACAAACCCTTAAAGAACCGTATATTGAAGTTTCCTATCATTTAGGGGCCAGCAATAGACATGTTATTTTTAAACACATATTACCCGTACTGAATAAACGAATTCTGATTATCTTTTTCCAGCAGATGATTCAAACCCTTTTGTTGCTCATTTATTTAGGGATATTTGAAATTTTTATTGGCGGAGATAAACCTGGCGGGGTTTTTGGAGATGACGAACGCTCTCTTTCTCAGTCAGGTGAATGGGCAGGCATGATCGGCCAAAGCAAATTTGATTTGATAACGGCGCCCTGGATTGCATTAGGCCCAGGAATTGCATTTATCATTTTGATTTTACTTTTAAATATCGTATTAAACTATTTGCTCTATCCTGAGAAAAAGTAA
- a CDS encoding cyclic nucleotide-binding domain-containing protein → MKKLQNQKLFEEYIAVNKIAGYFSEDMKEWMELYVFSKNEYLCREGAEMDYLYFFVDGRAKVFTTLSNGKSLLLSFYEGFKVLGDVELFQVRGAASSVQAIDDTYCIGIYLPQVREKLLRDPVFLTFMGYSLSDKLNRLSKNSSINLYYPLEHRLSSYILATGGKKESILFKENLTYLSEMLGTSYRHLLRTLDLLCKKGTIRKSENAYEVMNESELRKLAGDIYR, encoded by the coding sequence ATGAAAAAATTACAAAATCAGAAATTGTTTGAAGAGTACATTGCGGTGAACAAAATTGCCGGGTATTTTTCCGAGGATATGAAAGAATGGATGGAACTGTACGTCTTTTCAAAAAATGAATATTTATGCCGGGAAGGAGCAGAAATGGATTATCTCTATTTTTTTGTAGATGGACGTGCGAAGGTTTTCACGACATTAAGCAACGGGAAATCCCTGCTGCTCTCATTTTATGAAGGATTTAAAGTGCTGGGAGATGTAGAACTATTCCAGGTGCGGGGAGCAGCATCAAGTGTTCAGGCTATTGACGATACATATTGTATTGGCATTTATTTGCCGCAAGTAAGAGAAAAATTGCTGCGGGATCCTGTTTTTTTAACCTTTATGGGATATTCTCTATCCGACAAGCTGAACAGGCTTTCAAAAAATAGCTCCATCAATCTGTATTATCCGCTTGAACATAGACTTTCAAGCTATATTTTAGCTACTGGTGGTAAAAAGGAAAGCATCCTGTTTAAAGAAAACCTGACGTACCTCTCTGAAATGCTTGGCACCAGCTATCGCCATCTGCTGAGGACACTTGATTTGCTTTGTAAAAAAGGAACAATCCGAAAAAGTGAGAATGCTTATGAAGTAATGAATGAGAGTGAACTGCGAAAACTTGCAGGGGATATTTATAGATAG
- a CDS encoding DMT family transporter, with protein MYNLISAAVGAFIAIMIVLNGELSNGIGNYTSSVAIHLVGLLAISAVFLFIKKPIHFQKGLPLYLYSAGAIGVLTVLFSNISVMSLGVSVTIALGLLGQSLAAIIIDHYGLLGMKTVKYHKSKCIGLAFILLGSAVMTFY; from the coding sequence TTGTACAACCTGATCTCTGCTGCAGTTGGCGCTTTTATTGCCATCATGATTGTATTAAACGGAGAACTCTCAAATGGCATAGGAAATTACACCTCTAGTGTTGCTATTCATCTCGTCGGGCTTCTTGCCATTTCCGCCGTTTTCTTATTTATAAAAAAACCGATTCATTTTCAAAAAGGACTGCCGCTTTATTTGTATAGCGCTGGCGCCATTGGAGTGCTTACCGTCCTTTTTTCAAACATTAGCGTCATGTCGCTCGGAGTTTCTGTTACGATTGCCCTTGGATTGTTAGGGCAGTCACTGGCTGCCATTATCATCGATCACTACGGGCTGCTTGGCATGAAAACAGTAAAATACCACAAATCAAAATGCATTGGTCTGGCATTTATTCTGCTGGGCAGTGCTGTTATGACGTTTTATTAA
- a CDS encoding DMT family transporter, with translation MVYLIISILAGVSIVIARIINSNLADKIGLLEGTLINFATGLMLSLVFLFFSSEAVSFSSLTLSEVPSWAYLGGAAGVIVIFLSSYLTPKVSAFYLTLFIFIGQLFTGIVIDYFTLGELSQGKILGGLLVLFGLVFNLRIDRKEEVGSA, from the coding sequence ATGGTCTATTTAATTATTTCTATTTTAGCGGGTGTTTCAATTGTTATCGCAAGAATTATCAATTCCAACCTTGCAGACAAAATCGGGTTACTAGAAGGAACACTCATCAATTTTGCAACAGGTCTGATGTTATCCTTGGTTTTTCTTTTCTTCAGCAGCGAGGCTGTTTCCTTTTCGTCTTTAACCTTGTCTGAAGTTCCAAGCTGGGCATATTTAGGCGGTGCAGCAGGAGTCATAGTCATCTTTCTCTCAAGCTACCTCACGCCGAAAGTATCTGCTTTTTATTTAACTCTCTTTATTTTCATTGGACAATTATTTACGGGGATCGTGATTGACTACTTTACACTTGGTGAATTGTCTCAAGGGAAAATACTTGGAGGATTGCTTGTATTATTTGGTCTTGTGTTTAATTTAAGAATTGACAGGAAAGAAGAAGTGGGATCTGCATAA
- a CDS encoding DinB family protein: MQLFFKYNWRVREEWFEWCKDLNGEELQEKRSGGAGSIIETLLHIIDVEYSWINVLKSDAVIDFTIREYDSLEKIIRLSRELQPEMITYLKNWNIAWENENVSPPWMDGTYKKGEIIRHVIAHEIHHAGQLSVWARDIGREPVGANFIGRGFIPEKKARYPAF; encoded by the coding sequence ATGCAGCTATTTTTTAAATACAATTGGCGCGTCAGAGAAGAGTGGTTTGAATGGTGCAAAGACCTGAATGGCGAAGAATTGCAGGAAAAACGGTCAGGAGGGGCAGGTAGTATTATCGAAACACTGCTTCATATCATTGATGTAGAATACAGCTGGATCAATGTACTTAAGAGTGATGCGGTCATCGATTTTACAATCAGGGAATACGACTCACTTGAAAAGATTATCCGATTATCCAGAGAGCTGCAGCCAGAAATGATCACGTATCTAAAGAATTGGAACATCGCATGGGAAAATGAAAATGTATCTCCGCCTTGGATGGACGGCACCTATAAAAAAGGGGAAATCATCCGCCATGTCATAGCCCATGAAATTCATCACGCGGGACAGCTGTCTGTCTGGGCAAGGGACATTGGGAGGGAGCCTGTTGGAGCAAATTTTATTGGCAGAGGGTTCATTCCAGAAAAAAAGGCTAGATATCCAGCCTTTTAA
- a CDS encoding peptidase E, which yields MRQIIAMGGGGFSMEPENPLLDQYIVKQSMKDLPKVCFVPTASGDQNQYIERFYDAFHSYSCIPDHLALFDPHFHDLEDFVMSQDILYVGGGSTRNLLVLWKEWGLDSIIKKAYENGTILAGLSAEAICWFEEGLTDPMNAPLYKLNGLGFLHGSCCPHYDGEEKRRPAYQVHILSGKMKAGYGLDDGAAIHFTDEKIYKIVSSRQDAKAFFVNKSEDSIYEEEKIPLYLGNQ from the coding sequence GTGAGGCAGATTATTGCGATGGGGGGCGGAGGGTTTTCGATGGAGCCTGAAAATCCGCTGCTTGATCAATACATAGTAAAGCAAAGCATGAAGGATCTTCCGAAAGTTTGTTTTGTGCCGACTGCGAGCGGAGATCAGAATCAATATATAGAAAGGTTTTATGATGCCTTTCATTCCTATTCATGTATTCCTGATCATCTAGCATTGTTTGATCCCCATTTTCATGATCTGGAGGATTTTGTCATGTCGCAGGATATTCTTTATGTTGGAGGCGGCAGTACGAGAAACTTGCTTGTTTTATGGAAAGAGTGGGGTTTGGATTCGATTATTAAAAAGGCTTATGAGAACGGGACCATTCTTGCAGGCTTGAGTGCGGAGGCTATTTGCTGGTTTGAAGAGGGGCTGACAGATCCCATGAACGCTCCGCTGTATAAATTAAACGGACTTGGCTTCCTGCATGGCAGCTGCTGCCCTCATTATGATGGGGAGGAAAAACGCAGACCTGCTTATCAGGTACATATTTTATCCGGAAAAATGAAAGCAGGATACGGCCTTGATGATGGTGCTGCGATTCACTTTACAGATGAAAAAATTTATAAAATCGTCAGCTCCAGACAGGATGCTAAAGCATTTTTTGTCAATAAATCAGAAGATTCGATATACGAAGAAGAAAAAATCCCCTTATATCTGGGTAATCAGTAA
- a CDS encoding DUF3307 domain-containing protein — protein sequence MILLSLILAHLIADFFLQSDEMVREKLKNLKKHMLHHFIVLLPVSLVFWALSFDFAKPLKYVVLPILFLLGTHFLIDFLKIKLLDKTAGQQNMKKLFYFIADQIIHLAMIIIACHLFFKVTFSELQEKGIELLTENSSLSILNSVLFIIIIVILVTSVSGHIIRILLGTLPAQLLSFEGRYAFKNERKEEQMNSAGGLVEEYNYYTFNKHDLSRGKLIGYIERLLVIILTFYSAYPAIAFIVTAKSIARFKQMDDRNWAEYFLLGTLTSMFLGIFFGLLLREVLI from the coding sequence ATGATTTTATTAAGTCTCATTCTGGCTCATTTAATTGCTGATTTTTTTCTCCAATCGGATGAGATGGTGAGAGAAAAGCTGAAGAATTTGAAAAAGCATATGCTGCATCATTTTATAGTCCTTTTACCGGTATCGCTTGTGTTCTGGGCGTTGTCCTTTGATTTTGCAAAGCCTCTGAAATATGTAGTTTTGCCGATTTTATTTTTATTAGGCACTCATTTTCTGATCGATTTTCTAAAAATAAAGCTGCTGGACAAAACAGCCGGCCAGCAAAACATGAAAAAGCTTTTCTATTTTATTGCAGATCAGATCATCCATCTGGCAATGATTATCATTGCTTGTCATTTGTTTTTTAAGGTGACTTTTTCTGAACTGCAGGAAAAAGGAATTGAGCTCTTAACAGAGAATTCTTCTTTAAGTATACTGAATTCCGTTCTTTTTATAATCATCATTGTGATTTTGGTGACAAGTGTGAGCGGGCATATAATACGGATCTTGCTCGGAACGCTGCCGGCTCAGCTGCTTTCGTTTGAGGGCAGGTATGCTTTTAAGAATGAGCGGAAAGAGGAGCAGATGAATTCAGCCGGCGGACTTGTAGAGGAGTACAATTATTATACTTTTAATAAACATGATCTATCGCGGGGAAAGCTGATTGGGTACATCGAGAGGCTGCTTGTCATAATTTTAACTTTTTATAGTGCTTATCCTGCGATTGCATTTATTGTAACGGCTAAGTCGATCGCGCGATTTAAGCAGATGGACGACCGGAATTGGGCTGAGTATTTTCTTCTTGGGACATTAACATCCATGTTTCTTGGCATTTTCTTTGGCTTGCTGCTGAGGGAAGTTTTAATTTAA